In a genomic window of Colius striatus isolate bColStr4 chromosome 2, bColStr4.1.hap1, whole genome shotgun sequence:
- the SMLR1 gene encoding small leucine-rich protein 1: protein MSMSYLFSVFMRELPGYVLFAGIFMPVTLLLLMLIAYFRIKLLEVDETLATAQAPTKFLLNYHHQWQKPRRFRQKEKKQKN from the exons atgagcaTGAGTTACCTGTTTTCGGTGTTTATGCGGGagctgcctggatatgttctcTTTGCTGGGATCTTTATGCCTGTGACTTTACTCCTGCTGATGTTAATTGCCTACTTCAGGATCAAATTATTAGAAG ttgatgAGACACTAGCCACGGCACAAGCCCCCACAAAGTTCCTCCTGAATTACCATCACCAGTGGCAGAAACCAAGGAGATTtagacaaaaagagaaaaaacagaagaactGA